The following proteins are encoded in a genomic region of Arcobacter suis CECT 7833:
- a CDS encoding ABC transporter substrate-binding protein codes for MRRIIKGSILIFLIINNFLFANQTDELKKVTLRLEWKHQFEFAGFYAAIEKGYYKDVGLELEIREFQEGVNITQEVLSGNATFGISSSALILEKLNKKPVVLIASYFKQNALALVTKPNIKTPADLKNKKIMAVDWEMGHTSLGVILKDAGITSNDYTLVNHDFKVDKFVNGEVDAMSVFITSQPYELDKLGVKYNILNPANFGIYSYDVELFTSEDVINSDMQKVKNFVEATNKGWEYAFKNKEEIVELIYNKYSKRKTKESLLFEANQTEKIFKTNVFKIGAIAPELIKLNADMYTNLDLVDKDYDITTILNNYYFDINNKIQTILTNEEKNYIKNSIIKVHNELNWPPFNYNINGKATGYSIDYMNLLALKVGLNVEYISGPNWNDFLELMKDNKLDVMLNIAKTEDREKYLNFTTPYLKAVDSVFVRKEVNNLKSLDDFKGKTIAVIEGFYEEELFKKYYPEIRLLLVKDSLEGLKKLAFKEVDGFVDSFAVANYFIENNFIINLKPAFEIKDQRFNLSMGLATNKENKLLQEILDKAKKEITVEEEFELKRKWINTNNIGAKSTIPFSVEEEDYLSTKKVITMCVDPDWEPFEILDKDGKHVGIAADIIKLITSKLGIEIKIIPTKTWEESIEFSKAKKCDILSFLNQTPQRESWLTFTKPIFQDPNVIIARNEFPQIKDLSSLENKTIAIPSNTAMYEFFEKDFPNLTIVQVQTEQEAFSLVENNKVDMTVRSLIIAAYSIKKENLFNLKIIAQPIKYKNMLRMGIIKEEPILKDILNKAIKKITNEEIDQIINRHVSIKIPDNNENLMIFIYILILILLIIAIILLWNYQLRKRIAEEIKKNLLHQELMFKQNKKAELGNLIGNISHQWRDSLTKIGYINLNIRARILQKKEISNKFLDESTDQIEKSLDFMSETMQNFLDYYKPSSNISNFEVYDSIKSALTIIDTKIKYSNLEIIFHGDFSVKIEGIRNEWMQVWINLIINTINIVSKREIQNPKLFINIENSQIVFEDNCGNIENEILEQINKNDFKGLGIKMSKEIASKNGKNMIIKNGKEGAIFKFI; via the coding sequence TTGAGAAGAATAATAAAGGGAAGTATTTTAATATTCCTAATAATAAATAATTTTTTATTTGCAAACCAAACAGATGAATTAAAAAAAGTAACTTTACGGCTTGAGTGGAAGCATCAGTTTGAGTTTGCTGGGTTTTATGCTGCTATTGAAAAAGGTTATTACAAAGATGTTGGTCTTGAGCTTGAAATAAGAGAGTTTCAAGAAGGTGTTAACATTACTCAAGAAGTCTTAAGTGGAAATGCTACTTTTGGAATATCTTCTTCTGCTTTGATTTTAGAAAAACTCAATAAAAAACCTGTTGTTTTAATTGCTTCATATTTTAAGCAAAATGCTCTTGCCCTTGTTACTAAACCAAATATTAAAACTCCTGCTGATTTAAAGAATAAAAAGATTATGGCTGTTGATTGGGAAATGGGACATACAAGTTTAGGGGTAATATTAAAAGATGCTGGAATTACTTCAAATGATTATACTTTAGTAAACCATGATTTTAAGGTTGACAAGTTTGTAAATGGAGAAGTTGATGCTATGAGTGTATTTATAACTTCACAACCTTATGAGCTTGATAAATTAGGAGTAAAGTACAATATTTTAAATCCAGCTAATTTTGGAATTTATTCTTATGATGTTGAGCTTTTTACAAGTGAAGATGTAATAAATTCTGATATGCAAAAGGTTAAAAACTTTGTTGAAGCTACAAATAAAGGTTGGGAATATGCTTTTAAAAATAAAGAAGAGATAGTTGAGTTAATTTATAATAAGTATTCAAAAAGAAAAACAAAAGAGTCTTTATTATTTGAAGCTAATCAAACAGAAAAGATATTTAAAACAAATGTATTTAAAATAGGAGCAATTGCTCCTGAGTTAATTAAACTAAATGCAGATATGTATACAAATTTAGATTTAGTTGATAAAGATTATGACATTACTACTATATTAAACAACTACTATTTTGATATAAACAATAAAATACAAACTATATTAACAAATGAAGAAAAGAACTATATTAAAAACTCTATTATAAAAGTACATAATGAATTAAACTGGCCACCTTTTAATTATAATATAAATGGAAAAGCAACAGGTTATTCAATAGATTATATGAATCTATTAGCTTTAAAAGTTGGATTAAATGTTGAATATATCTCAGGACCAAATTGGAATGATTTTTTAGAACTGATGAAAGATAATAAACTTGATGTTATGTTAAATATTGCAAAGACAGAAGATAGGGAGAAGTATTTAAATTTTACAACACCTTATTTAAAAGCAGTGGATAGTGTATTTGTAAGAAAAGAAGTAAATAATTTAAAAAGTTTAGATGATTTTAAAGGAAAAACTATAGCTGTAATAGAAGGTTTTTATGAAGAAGAACTTTTTAAAAAGTATTATCCAGAGATAAGATTATTATTAGTAAAAGATTCATTAGAAGGACTTAAAAAGTTAGCATTTAAAGAAGTAGATGGGTTTGTAGATAGTTTTGCAGTTGCGAATTATTTTATAGAAAACAATTTTATAATAAATTTAAAACCAGCATTTGAGATAAAAGACCAAAGATTTAATTTATCAATGGGATTAGCAACAAATAAAGAGAATAAATTATTACAAGAGATTTTAGATAAAGCAAAAAAAGAGATAACAGTAGAAGAAGAGTTTGAATTAAAAAGAAAATGGATAAATACAAATAATATAGGAGCAAAAAGTACAATACCTTTTAGTGTGGAAGAGGAGGATTATTTATCAACAAAAAAAGTAATAACCATGTGTGTAGACCCAGACTGGGAGCCATTTGAAATATTAGATAAAGATGGTAAACATGTGGGAATTGCAGCAGATATTATAAAATTAATTACTTCAAAATTAGGGATAGAAATAAAGATTATTCCAACAAAAACATGGGAAGAGAGTATTGAATTTTCCAAAGCAAAGAAGTGTGATATATTAAGTTTTTTAAATCAAACTCCGCAGAGGGAATCTTGGCTTACTTTTACTAAGCCTATCTTTCAAGATCCTAATGTGATTATAGCAAGAAATGAATTTCCACAAATCAAAGATTTATCATCATTAGAAAATAAAACTATTGCTATTCCTTCAAATACGGCCATGTATGAATTTTTTGAAAAAGATTTTCCTAATCTGACTATTGTACAAGTACAAACAGAACAAGAAGCTTTTTCTTTGGTAGAAAATAATAAAGTTGATATGACTGTTCGATCTTTAATAATTGCAGCATATAGTATAAAAAAAGAGAATTTATTTAATCTTAAAATAATAGCTCAACCAATAAAATACAAAAATATGCTCAGAATGGGAATAATAAAAGAAGAACCTATTTTAAAAGATATTTTAAATAAAGCAATAAAAAAGATTACAAACGAAGAAATAGATCAAATAATAAACCGTCATGTTTCAATAAAAATCCCAGATAATAATGAAAATCTAATGATATTTATCTACATTTTAATACTTATCTTACTAATAATTGCCATAATTTTATTATGGAATTACCAACTAAGAAAAAGAATTGCTGAAGAAATTAAAAAAAATTTATTACATCAAGAATTAATGTTTAAACAAAATAAAAAAGCAGAATTAGGAAACCTAATAGGAAATATATCCCATCAATGGAGAGATTCACTTACAAAAATTGGATATATTAATCTAAATATAAGAGCTAGAATATTACAAAAAAAAGAGATTTCAAATAAATTTTTAGATGAAAGCACTGATCAAATAGAAAAAAGTTTAGATTTTATGTCAGAAACTATGCAAAATTTTTTAGATTATTATAAACCATCTTCAAATATATCTAATTTTGAAGTATATGATTCTATAAAAAGTGCATTAACTATTATTGATACAAAAATAAAATATAGTAATTTAGAAATAATCTTTCATGGAGACTTTAGTGTAAAAATTGAAGGTATTAGAAATGAATGGATGCAAGTTTGGATAAATCTTATAATAAATACTATTAACATAGTATCAAAAAGAGAAATCCAAAATCCAAAATTATTTATAAACATAGAAAATTCTCAAATAGTATTTGAAGATAATTGTGGAAATATAGAAAATGAAATACTAGAACAAATAAACAAAAATGATTTTAAAGGACTAGGAATAAAAATGTCAAAAGAGATTGCATCAAAAAATGGTAAAAATATGATAATAAAAAATGGCAAGGAAGGTGCAATTTTTAAATTCATTTAA
- a CDS encoding response regulator transcription factor, translating into MKFLGDKNLLLLEDSDEFIENAISLFNMFVKTTFVAKNIKEAFKILENENIDLIISDIHLKKESGLDFIEEIRKTNNEIPILILSGYKDEDLLFKAMSLNLSAYLLKPINFKALMEAFEKCENKIKFNNQAIVELKDGFKYDKELKRIIKTNEIYELNKKEILFFEMLCENKKRIITKDMFIKFVYEYEPMSDSALNNFILRIRKRFGKNFLYTIPDIGYKMII; encoded by the coding sequence ATGAAGTTTTTAGGAGATAAAAATCTTTTACTTTTAGAAGATAGCGATGAATTTATAGAAAATGCTATATCTTTATTTAATATGTTTGTAAAAACAACTTTTGTAGCAAAAAATATAAAAGAAGCATTCAAGATTTTGGAAAATGAAAACATTGATTTAATAATCTCAGATATTCATCTAAAAAAAGAATCTGGATTAGATTTTATAGAAGAAATTAGAAAAACAAACAATGAAATACCAATACTTATACTTTCAGGTTATAAAGATGAAGATTTATTATTTAAGGCTATGTCACTAAATTTAAGTGCCTATTTACTTAAACCTATAAATTTTAAAGCTTTAATGGAAGCTTTTGAAAAATGTGAAAATAAAATAAAATTTAATAATCAAGCAATAGTAGAATTAAAAGATGGTTTCAAATATGATAAAGAGCTAAAAAGAATTATAAAAACTAATGAAATTTATGAACTAAATAAAAAAGAGATTCTTTTTTTTGAAATGTTATGTGAAAATAAAAAAAGAATAATTACTAAAGATATGTTTATAAAATTTGTTTATGAATATGAACCTATGAGTGATAGTGCCTTAAATAACTTTATATTAAGAATAAGAAAAAGATTTGGTAAGAATTTTTTATATACTATTCCTGATATTGGTTATAAAATGATAATCTAA
- a CDS encoding TolC family protein has translation MLKKVSRSIVISVVASFVITGCAVTPEPMLKEDVKKQVEKDLSVLSEVVQPVTKAISLDEAIQRGLDHNLTKKVKVLESALSQQQLDLVYYDMLPSLTTAAGYSERNNYAASASTSFINGEPQPLGSNPSYSVSQEKERVTGDITFGWNILDFGLSYVRAQQQADKFLIAKEKEKKVEHNLTQEIRRAYYQAVSSQDLLKRIQPMMAEVTKALDDSKQVQNQRVGKTPMESLSYQRELLDILRSLHTLESSLISAKVELAELMGLKPGIEFELADKVEKDYQIPELNMSLETMEVLALENRPELAESRYQERISEKELTAAKLKMLPGINLSTSLSYENSDYLLNNDWYSYGANVSWNLLNVFKASTNNKVAKTQIEVAKEQKLALSMAVLSQVHLSIVKFNQAKKEYLLSKDYLTVADDIYTLTQVENDLNVNGRLILIKEKLNNILATLRYSSSYANVQNSYGRIFASLGIDDKNSSKVLVKEEVQKVEQNQNSAPVLEVNEAEEQNVVQDTITETSILPVVKAEQTPKKTQTKIDDSFYNRNFYDSKIKIHTGETLLINGNKYVVKKSDDISKIAKDNKVSVKAIVIENYWLVENNRVKFK, from the coding sequence ATGTTGAAAAAAGTTTCTAGAAGTATAGTTATTTCTGTTGTTGCTTCTTTTGTAATAACAGGTTGTGCAGTAACTCCTGAACCTATGTTAAAAGAAGATGTTAAAAAACAAGTTGAAAAAGATTTATCTGTTTTAAGTGAAGTGGTTCAACCCGTAACAAAAGCTATTTCATTAGATGAAGCAATACAAAGAGGACTTGACCATAATTTAACAAAAAAAGTAAAAGTACTTGAAAGTGCATTATCTCAACAACAATTAGATTTGGTATATTATGATATGTTACCAAGTCTTACAACTGCTGCTGGATATTCTGAAAGAAATAATTATGCTGCAAGTGCAAGTACATCATTCATAAATGGAGAACCACAACCTTTAGGTTCAAATCCTTCATATTCAGTTTCTCAAGAAAAAGAAAGAGTTACAGGTGATATAACATTTGGATGGAATATTTTAGATTTTGGATTATCTTATGTTAGAGCTCAACAACAAGCTGATAAATTTTTAATTGCAAAAGAAAAAGAGAAAAAAGTAGAACATAATCTTACTCAAGAAATAAGAAGAGCATATTATCAAGCGGTTTCTTCACAAGATTTATTAAAAAGAATTCAACCTATGATGGCTGAAGTTACAAAAGCTTTAGATGATTCTAAACAAGTACAAAACCAAAGAGTTGGAAAAACTCCAATGGAATCATTATCTTATCAAAGAGAATTACTTGATATTTTAAGATCACTACATACTTTAGAGAGTAGTTTAATTTCTGCAAAAGTAGAATTAGCAGAATTAATGGGATTAAAACCAGGAATAGAGTTTGAATTAGCAGATAAAGTTGAAAAAGATTATCAAATTCCAGAACTTAATATGAGTCTTGAAACAATGGAAGTTTTAGCTTTAGAAAATAGACCAGAATTAGCTGAAAGTAGATACCAAGAAAGAATCTCTGAAAAAGAATTAACAGCTGCAAAATTAAAAATGTTACCAGGAATTAATTTAAGCACTTCATTATCTTACGAAAATAGTGACTATTTATTAAATAATGATTGGTATTCTTATGGTGCTAATGTTTCTTGGAATTTATTAAATGTTTTTAAAGCAAGTACAAATAATAAAGTTGCAAAAACACAAATTGAAGTTGCAAAAGAACAAAAATTAGCTTTATCAATGGCTGTATTATCACAAGTACATTTATCTATAGTTAAATTTAATCAAGCTAAAAAAGAGTATTTATTATCTAAAGATTATTTGACTGTTGCCGATGATATTTATACTTTAACACAAGTTGAAAATGATTTAAATGTTAATGGAAGATTGATTTTAATTAAAGAAAAATTGAACAATATTTTAGCAACTCTTAGATATTCATCTTCATATGCTAATGTTCAAAATAGTTATGGAAGAATTTTTGCTTCATTAGGTATTGATGATAAAAATAGTTCTAAAGTATTAGTAAAAGAAGAAGTTCAAAAAGTAGAACAAAACCAAAATTCTGCACCAGTTTTAGAAGTTAATGAAGCAGAAGAACAAAATGTAGTTCAAGATACTATAACCGAAACTTCTATTTTACCAGTTGTAAAAGCTGAACAAACTCCTAAAAAAACTCAAACAAAAATTGATGATAGTTTTTATAATAGGAATTTTTATGATTCAAAAATTAAAATACATACAGGTGAAACACTTTTAATTAATGGAAATAAATATGTTGTAAAAAAATCTGATGACATATCAAAAATTGCAAAAGACAATAAAGTATCAGTAAAAGCTATAGTTATAGAAAATTATTGGTTAGTTGAAAATAACAGAGTTAAGTTTAAATAA
- a CDS encoding efflux RND transporter periplasmic adaptor subunit, producing MKKFLSFVLMVSYLYANDDFSARAVILSLDRTVLSSEIAGEIIELSKSEGDSFKKGDTLIKIDCSVYKAQKRKIEVEKEISKLQLEKNKKLDTYGSIGTFEIQISQENYNKQQAENDIAAINVSRCSIQAPFDGRVASKKVSKHQSIKPQDELLEIVSIDNLEARVVVPSSWLVWLKRGMEFDLMIDETKTKIKAQVVQLDSVVDPTSQSLSIRAKLIKPFENIIPGMSATAIFYQQKN from the coding sequence ATGAAAAAATTTCTAAGTTTTGTTTTGATGGTTTCTTATTTATATGCAAATGATGATTTCTCAGCAAGAGCTGTAATTCTTTCACTTGATAGGACTGTTTTATCTAGTGAAATAGCTGGTGAAATAATCGAACTTTCAAAAAGTGAAGGTGATTCTTTTAAAAAAGGAGACACTTTAATAAAAATTGATTGTTCTGTTTATAAAGCTCAAAAAAGAAAAATTGAAGTTGAAAAAGAGATTTCAAAACTTCAACTTGAGAAAAATAAAAAATTAGATACTTATGGTTCAATTGGTACTTTTGAAATACAAATTTCTCAAGAAAACTACAATAAACAACAAGCTGAAAATGATATTGCAGCGATAAATGTATCAAGATGTAGTATTCAAGCACCTTTTGATGGAAGAGTTGCTTCTAAAAAAGTATCAAAACACCAAAGTATTAAACCACAAGATGAACTTTTAGAAATTGTAAGTATAGATAATCTTGAAGCTAGAGTTGTTGTACCATCTTCTTGGCTTGTTTGGCTAAAAAGAGGTATGGAATTTGATTTAATGATTGATGAAACGAAAACAAAAATTAAAGCTCAAGTTGTACAGCTAGATTCAGTTGTTGATCCAACAAGTCAATCTTTATCTATTAGAGCAAAATTAATAAAACCATTTGAAAATATAATTCCAGGTATGAGTGCAACCGCAATTTTCTACCAACAAAAAAACTAA